Proteins from one Pyrobaculum neutrophilum V24Sta genomic window:
- a CDS encoding ATP-binding protein has protein sequence MERVFREVVEEWLSWRPPPMVERELELPLEAGLATAVVGPRRAGKTYLLYQLAARRGGALYINFEDVRFVGLRPGDFSAFLKILAERGGFQLLLLDEVQNVPHWGRWVRSLLDRGYLVAVAGSTSKLGAREVPTELRGRYLSRLLLPFSFREYLRAVGIPASAGHAPASRGRLLGALRDYLERGGYPEAVLRPQLARELLRTYRDTVVYRDVVERHRVRDARGFEVFLSMVESSFCNVFSISSAHRRLASLGLEKSKKTLANYLKYLEEAFYVVAVPKWGPGKTPLTQPHKIYPVDPGYIPEGQIGRKMEAAVAVELLRRGAKFYYYRGRREVDFVVEGEPPLLIQVTYASAPDEVDRRELDALSEAAAAVGGRPLLITWDLEGHIARGGLRVDAVPLWRWLLGGSSWRSSTL, from the coding sequence GTGGAGCGCGTCTTTAGAGAGGTGGTGGAGGAGTGGCTCAGCTGGAGGCCTCCCCCCATGGTGGAGAGGGAGCTGGAGCTTCCTCTAGAGGCGGGCTTGGCCACGGCGGTGGTGGGGCCGAGGCGGGCGGGTAAGACATATCTCCTGTACCAGCTGGCGGCGAGACGCGGGGGGGCGCTCTACATCAACTTCGAAGACGTGAGATTCGTGGGCTTGAGGCCGGGGGACTTCAGCGCGTTTCTGAAGATCTTGGCGGAGCGAGGGGGCTTCCAGCTCCTGCTCCTAGACGAGGTGCAGAACGTCCCCCACTGGGGGAGGTGGGTCAGATCTCTGCTGGATAGGGGCTATCTGGTGGCGGTGGCCGGCTCGACGTCGAAACTAGGCGCCAGGGAGGTGCCGACGGAGCTGAGGGGGAGGTATCTATCCCGCCTCCTACTGCCCTTCTCCTTTAGGGAGTATCTGAGGGCCGTGGGGATACCGGCGTCGGCGGGGCACGCCCCGGCCTCCCGAGGCAGGCTACTGGGCGCGCTGAGGGACTACCTGGAGCGGGGCGGCTACCCCGAGGCCGTCTTAAGGCCTCAGCTGGCGCGGGAGCTCTTGAGGACGTACCGCGACACGGTGGTCTACCGCGACGTCGTGGAGAGACACAGGGTCAGAGACGCCAGGGGGTTCGAGGTCTTTCTCTCCATGGTGGAGTCCAGCTTCTGCAACGTCTTCTCGATATCCTCAGCCCACAGGAGGCTGGCCTCCCTGGGGCTGGAGAAGAGCAAGAAGACGCTGGCCAACTACCTAAAGTACCTCGAGGAGGCCTTCTACGTGGTGGCCGTCCCCAAGTGGGGGCCCGGCAAGACGCCGCTGACGCAGCCCCACAAGATCTACCCAGTGGACCCCGGCTACATACCCGAGGGGCAGATCGGCAGAAAGATGGAGGCGGCGGTGGCCGTGGAGCTCCTCCGGAGGGGCGCGAAGTTCTACTACTACAGGGGGAGGAGGGAGGTGGACTTCGTGGTGGAGGGCGAGCCGCCCCTCTTGATTCAGGTGACCTACGCCTCGGCGCCCGATGAGGTCGACAGAAGAGAGCTTGATGCCCTCTCCGAGGCCGCGGCCGCCGTTGGGGGAAGACCGCTGTTGATCACCTGGGACCTAGAGGGCCATATCGCGCGGGGCGGCCTTAGAGTCGACGCGGTGCCGCTCTGGCGGTGGCTGTTAGGCGGCTCCTCATGGCGCTCGTCAACGCTATAG
- a CDS encoding Nramp family divalent metal transporter, translating to MRGLLRLIGPATIVSVAYIDPGNWGANIAAGSRFGLDLLWVVWLSGAMAIYFQYLAGLLGIKEGGLLELFETRLKRFKPALAPPLVAVVLATDMAEYMGLIIALHILLGLGFAEAALLGFVDVALLALIADRRGLYSAVIGGMVAAVGLSFLAELAIVGVNWGEVLKHSVTPQLDNGAGVVAAAILGATVMPHALILHSHLAKGLPRRWHRDQTVANLAGASLINAAIQITAAAALGGREVDLAAVPNVLAPLYGPASAVLFSTALLLSSLSASAVSAEAGALAARYITGRRLEKWQTRLAARAVNALPAAAALAAGASPLDLLVYSQYALSLTLPLYLALITAWTWKHLAPAGRAAALAATAAAIALDLYSL from the coding sequence GTGAGAGGTCTTCTCAGGCTGATAGGGCCGGCCACCATCGTGAGCGTGGCCTACATAGACCCAGGCAACTGGGGGGCCAACATAGCGGCCGGTAGCCGCTTCGGCCTTGACCTCCTCTGGGTCGTGTGGCTAAGCGGAGCCATGGCGATATACTTCCAGTACCTCGCCGGCCTCCTGGGGATAAAGGAGGGGGGCCTCCTCGAGCTTTTTGAGACAAGGCTAAAGAGGTTCAAGCCGGCGCTGGCCCCGCCCCTCGTCGCCGTTGTCCTAGCCACAGACATGGCCGAGTACATGGGCCTCATCATTGCGCTTCACATACTCCTGGGCCTCGGCTTCGCCGAGGCGGCCCTCCTCGGCTTCGTAGACGTGGCTCTTCTGGCCCTCATCGCCGACCGCCGCGGCCTCTATTCGGCCGTAATCGGCGGCATGGTGGCGGCGGTCGGGCTGAGCTTCCTGGCGGAGCTGGCCATCGTCGGCGTGAACTGGGGCGAGGTTCTGAAACACAGCGTCACGCCCCAGCTGGACAACGGGGCGGGGGTCGTGGCGGCGGCCATACTGGGCGCCACGGTGATGCCCCACGCCCTCATCCTCCACTCCCACCTCGCCAAGGGCCTCCCCAGGAGGTGGCACAGAGACCAGACCGTGGCCAACCTGGCGGGCGCCTCGCTGATAAACGCGGCGATACAGATAACGGCGGCGGCCGCCCTAGGGGGAAGAGAGGTGGACCTAGCCGCCGTCCCCAACGTGCTGGCCCCCCTCTACGGCCCGGCGTCTGCGGTCCTCTTCTCCACAGCCCTACTCCTGTCCTCCCTCTCCGCCTCCGCCGTCTCCGCGGAAGCCGGCGCCCTAGCCGCCAGATACATAACGGGCAGGAGGCTCGAGAAGTGGCAGACGAGGCTAGCCGCGAGGGCCGTCAACGCCCTGCCCGCCGCCGCGGCGCTCGCCGCAGGAGCCAGCCCCCTAGACCTCCTAGTGTACAGCCAGTACGCCCTCTCCCTAACCCTACCCCTCTACCTCGCCCTAATAACCGCCTGGACCTGGAAACACCTAGCCCCCGCCGGGAGAGCCGCCGCGCTGGCCGCCACAGCCGCGGCGATCGCTCTCGACCTCTACTCCCTTTAA
- a CDS encoding iron dependent repressor, metal binding and dimerization domain protein, producing the protein MRLTEEGRRRVEEMNRVHAALAEFFKLIGVPPEVAEEEAEKLEHVVSPVVVRRIEALSEALRRLGEVLKGVEVESDRRGCGGQRGGSPGGG; encoded by the coding sequence GTGCGGTTGACTGAGGAGGGGCGGAGGAGGGTTGAGGAGATGAATAGGGTCCACGCGGCTCTCGCCGAGTTTTTCAAGCTGATCGGCGTGCCGCCTGAGGTGGCTGAGGAGGAGGCGGAGAAGCTTGAGCACGTGGTGAGCCCCGTGGTGGTGAGGAGGATCGAGGCTCTGTCTGAGGCGCTTAGGAGGCTTGGGGAGGTGTTAAAGGGAGTAGAGGTCGAGAGCGATCGCCGCGGCTGTGGCGGCCAGCGCGGCGGCTCTCCCGGCGGGGGCTAG
- a CDS encoding cobyrinate a,c-diamide synthase has protein sequence MIPRVVISSFRGMSGKTIISLALIYGLFRQGLRVAPFKVGPDYIDPSYHAAVAGRPSRNLDVVLMGERGVVERFVKFSRGADVAVVEGVLGLYDSFDGVSELGSTAQVAKLLKAPVVLVLNGERVNRTLRAVVRGLRQFDPEVKIPGVILTNVTRSQAEKLKKSLPEEGVEVLGAVPKSEKLAEVFSYRHLGLTPVGERGDVPNIVEALVKYVLPNIDLDAVVALAKSAGDLPYDADEGGETPRGTCRVGIVFDRAFTFYYPEVFEEAKSLGEVVFLDSLNMQELPPVDVVFVGGGFPETSAEELERNRAFRSALLRYVERGGKLYAECGGLMYLTSSIVVGGSEYEMVGAVDAVTVMLKRPVGKGYAWGVVEGRTPVAPVGTKLVGHEFHYSKIVLRERVETAIRLERGVGIGGGIDGVVKGNMHAQYLHIHPYTYSVLRALCRST, from the coding sequence GTGATCCCGCGCGTAGTCATCTCATCTTTCAGAGGTATGTCTGGGAAGACTATTATCTCTCTTGCATTGATATATGGCCTCTTTAGGCAGGGGCTTAGAGTTGCCCCCTTCAAGGTGGGGCCCGACTACATCGATCCTAGCTACCACGCGGCGGTTGCTGGGAGGCCCAGCAGAAACCTCGACGTGGTTTTGATGGGAGAGAGGGGGGTGGTGGAGCGTTTTGTGAAATTTTCAAGGGGGGCGGACGTAGCCGTTGTGGAGGGCGTGTTGGGTCTCTACGACTCCTTCGACGGCGTTTCTGAGCTGGGCTCCACGGCGCAGGTCGCTAAGCTTCTTAAGGCCCCCGTGGTGCTTGTGCTAAATGGGGAGAGGGTAAACAGAACTCTTAGAGCCGTGGTGAGGGGGCTGAGGCAGTTTGACCCAGAGGTCAAGATACCCGGCGTTATTTTGACAAACGTGACGAGGAGCCAGGCGGAGAAGCTGAAGAAGTCCCTTCCCGAGGAGGGGGTGGAGGTGCTGGGGGCTGTGCCAAAGAGCGAGAAGCTGGCGGAGGTCTTCTCCTACAGACACCTCGGCCTCACGCCGGTGGGCGAGAGAGGCGATGTCCCCAACATAGTGGAAGCTCTCGTGAAATACGTCCTCCCCAACATAGACCTAGACGCCGTCGTGGCCTTGGCGAAATCGGCGGGCGATCTGCCCTATGACGCCGACGAGGGGGGCGAGACGCCGCGGGGGACGTGTAGAGTCGGCATCGTCTTCGATAGGGCCTTCACCTTCTACTACCCCGAGGTCTTCGAGGAGGCTAAGTCGCTGGGGGAGGTGGTGTTTCTAGACTCGCTAAATATGCAGGAGCTGCCCCCGGTGGACGTGGTCTTCGTAGGCGGGGGGTTCCCCGAGACCTCCGCCGAGGAGCTGGAGAGAAACAGAGCCTTTAGATCCGCCCTCTTGAGATACGTCGAGCGGGGCGGCAAGCTGTACGCCGAATGCGGCGGCCTTATGTACCTCACCTCCTCCATCGTGGTTGGGGGGTCTGAGTACGAGATGGTGGGCGCCGTAGACGCCGTCACGGTCATGTTGAAGAGGCCGGTGGGGAAGGGGTACGCCTGGGGGGTTGTGGAGGGGAGGACCCCCGTCGCGCCGGTGGGGACCAAGCTCGTGGGGCACGAGTTCCACTACTCCAAGATCGTGTTGAGGGAGAGAGTGGAGACGGCCATTAGGCTGGAGAGGGGGGTTGGAATTGGCGGCGGTATAGACGGCGTTGTGAAGGGCAACATGCATGCGCAGTATCTCCACATACATCCCTACACCTACAGCGTGTTGAGGGCGCTATGCCGCTCTACGTAG
- a CDS encoding respiratory nitrate reductase subunit gamma, giving the protein MSYNIESIMLYISYVTFTIFIIGIIHKWSRWASMPIHLRWELYPVSHEKKAEYGGSYLEEVDWAKKTREVTKIGELKEMLEEMLFIKRIYLMNKRLWFLSWFFHFGIYLILVWFLALFLSAITMSLGVQIPSSNPWAYFLYYATLITGGLGAIMTIIGGIGLLIRRLSDPVLRDYTTWPDYLNTVLVLITVATGLAAWIYDPAFDLARKFMLSLVTFSQPPPLPTITTVNIALIQLLLIYIPFSKITHFIGKYFTYHKILWDDEPNTGQLDGRISELLRLPLRWSAPHIRSGETWEKNAAGL; this is encoded by the coding sequence ATGTCATATAACATAGAATCAATAATGCTTTATATATCATATGTAACATTCACAATATTTATAATAGGCATCATACATAAATGGAGTCGTTGGGCCTCTATGCCTATTCATCTCAGATGGGAGCTATATCCAGTTTCACATGAAAAAAAAGCTGAATACGGCGGTAGCTACCTAGAAGAAGTCGACTGGGCTAAAAAAACACGCGAAGTTACAAAAATAGGAGAGCTAAAAGAAATGTTAGAAGAAATGCTCTTTATAAAAAGAATATACCTAATGAATAAGAGACTATGGTTTTTATCATGGTTTTTCCATTTCGGAATATACTTAATATTAGTGTGGTTCCTTGCGCTTTTCCTCAGTGCGATAACTATGTCGCTAGGTGTGCAAATACCTTCAAGCAACCCCTGGGCGTACTTCTTATACTATGCCACGTTGATAACCGGCGGTCTAGGCGCCATAATGACAATAATAGGTGGCATAGGGCTTCTCATTAGAAGACTGTCAGATCCCGTGCTGAGAGACTATACAACTTGGCCCGATTATTTAAACACAGTCCTAGTGTTAATAACTGTAGCCACAGGCCTAGCCGCTTGGATTTACGACCCCGCCTTTGACTTAGCTAGAAAGTTTATGCTAAGCCTAGTTACATTTTCACAACCCCCGCCCCTACCCACTATAACAACGGTGAATATAGCACTAATACAACTACTTCTCATATATATACCGTTTTCTAAAATAACACACTTCATAGGAAAATACTTCACATATCACAAAATTCTTTGGGACGATGAGCCTAACACAGGCCAGTTAGACGGCAGAATAAGTGAACTTTTAAGACTCCCATTGAGGTGGTCGGCGCCTCACATAAGGTCAGGAGAAACATGGGAGAAAAACGCAGCAGGGCTATGA
- a CDS encoding ATP-binding cassette domain-containing protein has translation MIEIRGVKVRAGTFEVLAEGAEVVGKAVLLGPNGSGKTTLLRAVSGVIPYEGSIKIDGVEVDSARGLHTVSSNLPEIYRIAYDVAGLLEVFEDLKGVDRGEFEALMGRLGLGREVMRRPVHALSAGQWSLVRLALALSSRPKTILVDEPFENVDPARRSVVLKLLVERGESGIVATHDLDALKAMRGWDAYFMLEGRLYGPVSVDDLLASGLVRGRAGGALLTLKVGGVEYSVVKGAGVKFGEMGTVNRIYGLAE, from the coding sequence ATGATCGAGATTAGGGGCGTGAAGGTGAGGGCGGGGACCTTCGAGGTCCTCGCGGAGGGGGCCGAGGTGGTGGGAAAGGCGGTGCTACTGGGGCCCAACGGCTCTGGGAAAACCACCTTGTTGAGGGCTGTAAGCGGGGTGATCCCCTACGAGGGTAGCATCAAGATCGACGGCGTTGAGGTGGACTCCGCCAGGGGGCTCCACACAGTTTCGTCGAATCTCCCCGAGATATACCGCATTGCCTACGACGTGGCGGGGCTCCTGGAGGTGTTTGAGGACTTGAAGGGCGTTGACCGGGGCGAGTTCGAGGCCCTCATGGGGCGGCTGGGGCTGGGGCGCGAGGTCATGAGGAGGCCGGTGCACGCCCTCTCGGCCGGCCAGTGGTCTCTTGTGAGGCTCGCCCTCGCCCTGTCCTCTAGGCCGAAGACCATCTTGGTGGACGAGCCCTTCGAGAACGTGGATCCCGCGAGGAGGAGCGTCGTGTTGAAGCTTCTGGTGGAGCGCGGGGAGTCTGGAATCGTCGCCACCCACGACCTCGACGCCCTCAAGGCCATGAGGGGCTGGGACGCCTACTTCATGCTGGAGGGCAGACTCTACGGCCCCGTCTCAGTCGACGATCTGCTGGCCTCGGGGCTGGTCAGAGGGAGGGCCGGCGGCGCTCTCCTAACGCTTAAGGTGGGCGGCGTGGAGTACTCGGTAGTCAAGGGCGCCGGGGTTAAGTTCGGCGAGATGGGCACGGTGAACAGGATCTACGGCCTGGCGGAGTAG
- a CDS encoding radical SAM protein, which translates to MYKPRIYQVEVSTACNANCVYCPVSYFRQRGLWPVKLMDFDLYKRFLAEVEEAEYIHLQGWGEPLLHPRLIEMAASAKKIANVGITTNGTLLREEVARTLVEIPIDLVAVTFAGARAETHNRYRVGNDFNVVFKNVEYLLRIRHEKPEAVAVYMLLGDNYRELPEFVKMAARLGVDRVKVSNLNYLFNVDVASLKAFSDRWEKPREIERALAQAQQIAREVGVGFVTDNIAPFELAECPETPTKAVFITADGDICPCVYLGLPLPEIPRLFNMRFYMIPKTCWGNLKMISLKKIINSKKAKEFRSMFEYRRYNMDVGTIGEPPDVCKTCYRLFGI; encoded by the coding sequence GTGTATAAACCTCGTATATACCAGGTTGAGGTCTCTACGGCATGTAACGCCAACTGTGTATATTGCCCAGTCTCCTACTTTAGGCAGAGGGGCCTCTGGCCTGTGAAGCTCATGGATTTTGACCTCTACAAGAGGTTTCTTGCCGAGGTAGAAGAGGCTGAATATATCCATCTGCAGGGGTGGGGCGAGCCGCTTTTACATCCGCGTCTTATAGAAATGGCGGCTTCTGCAAAAAAGATAGCCAATGTCGGAATTACGACAAATGGAACGCTTCTGAGAGAGGAGGTGGCTCGCACACTTGTAGAGATCCCCATAGATCTCGTCGCTGTCACTTTCGCCGGGGCTAGAGCCGAAACTCATAACAGATATAGAGTTGGAAACGACTTCAACGTGGTCTTTAAGAATGTAGAATATTTGTTAAGAATCAGGCATGAGAAGCCGGAGGCGGTGGCTGTATATATGCTACTTGGCGATAACTACAGGGAGCTTCCCGAGTTTGTAAAAATGGCAGCTAGACTCGGGGTAGACCGGGTAAAAGTAAGCAACCTAAACTATCTATTCAACGTCGACGTGGCATCGTTAAAAGCTTTTTCAGACAGGTGGGAGAAGCCTAGAGAGATCGAGAGAGCTCTCGCACAGGCACAACAGATCGCGAGGGAGGTGGGGGTCGGCTTTGTGACAGATAACATAGCGCCATTTGAACTGGCGGAGTGCCCCGAAACGCCGACTAAGGCCGTTTTTATAACCGCCGACGGCGATATATGCCCATGCGTCTACCTTGGGCTTCCCTTGCCTGAGATTCCCCGGTTGTTTAATATGCGTTTTTATATGATCCCCAAGACGTGTTGGGGAAACTTAAAAATGATAAGCTTGAAAAAAATAATAAATTCAAAGAAAGCAAAGGAGTTTAGGTCAATGTTTGAATATAGGAGGTACAACATGGATGTTGGCACCATAGGTGAGCCTCCAGATGTCTGTAAAACTTGCTATAGGCTATTTGGGATATAG
- a CDS encoding iron-dependent repressor, whose translation MRGHGPLRVRREHYLEAIYILGEGASLSRVAGMLGVKPSSALKVVRELEAEGLVVYRGRGACG comes from the coding sequence GTGAGGGGCCACGGCCCTCTCCGTGTTAGGCGGGAGCACTACCTGGAGGCGATATACATCTTGGGCGAGGGGGCGAGCCTCTCTAGGGTGGCGGGGATGTTGGGGGTTAAGCCGAGTAGCGCGCTTAAGGTGGTGAGGGAGCTTGAGGCGGAGGGTCTGGTGGTGTATAGGGGGCGGGGGGCGTGCGGTTGA
- a CDS encoding (Fe-S)-binding protein: protein MHAAEFKLGDTSAIKPLKAPESLVKKLHERIGLKIPEDKHTYFLSRLREEYRKNRNIKIAVDTCVHCGACIDACPTYLTTKDVKNSPVGRAELIRRVLKKGSVTDADLEEIYTYYWQCLTCRRCGYVCPFGIDQADITRFVRGVLYEIGMVNRFAAMTIDAHETSGNAMRITPAAAVNILNYFAEEIKAEKGVEVTYYVYRHDQKKMIKFVGKNAVGEIPRDSPEWPEAILFPSSADLFLNTETLKGYLTFLNAVKIRFAVHTGCTEVANFGLWTHEKHMEYIGNIYYNAAKELGAKYAIFGECGHGWRAFKNVVAPRLEKDGIKVYHIHHLVVKAIKEGKIKLDPEANGDKVYMYQDPCQYSRGGDLYEEPRFIISRVVKRWVECPQNRQLNWCCGGQAGMLADEMKPLRLQYGRLWYECVINAGAQHVVRPCSMCKGTLNGIIGDLNKMYGRNITYGGLMDLVYRALVI from the coding sequence ATGCATGCGGCAGAGTTCAAGCTGGGAGATACCTCAGCTATCAAGCCTCTTAAAGCCCCGGAGTCTTTAGTTAAGAAGCTCCACGAACGCATCGGGCTTAAAATCCCTGAGGATAAGCACACATACTTCCTGAGTAGACTTAGGGAGGAGTATAGGAAGAATAGAAATATCAAAATCGCCGTAGATACATGTGTACACTGCGGCGCATGTATAGACGCTTGTCCCACCTATTTAACCACCAAAGATGTGAAGAACTCGCCTGTGGGACGTGCTGAGCTCATTAGACGTGTATTGAAGAAAGGCTCTGTTACAGACGCCGACCTTGAGGAGATCTACACCTACTACTGGCAGTGTCTCACTTGTAGGAGGTGCGGCTATGTCTGTCCCTTCGGCATCGATCAAGCGGATATCACTAGGTTTGTCCGTGGCGTGTTGTATGAAATTGGGATGGTAAACAGATTTGCGGCTATGACGATAGACGCCCACGAGACTAGCGGCAATGCTATGAGGATAACGCCGGCGGCTGCAGTTAATATATTGAACTACTTCGCAGAAGAGATAAAGGCCGAGAAAGGCGTCGAGGTTACTTACTATGTATACCGCCACGACCAGAAGAAGATGATAAAGTTTGTCGGCAAAAACGCAGTGGGCGAAATACCTAGAGACAGCCCCGAGTGGCCCGAAGCGATCCTTTTCCCCTCCTCTGCAGATCTCTTCCTCAACACAGAGACTCTCAAAGGCTATCTCACATTTCTAAACGCTGTAAAAATAAGATTTGCCGTCCACACCGGATGTACTGAGGTGGCGAACTTCGGGCTATGGACTCACGAGAAACACATGGAGTACATCGGCAACATATACTACAACGCCGCGAAAGAGCTCGGAGCAAAATATGCGATATTCGGCGAGTGCGGACACGGCTGGAGGGCGTTTAAAAACGTAGTGGCTCCGAGGCTTGAGAAGGATGGCATCAAGGTCTACCATATACACCATCTCGTTGTCAAGGCTATTAAGGAGGGCAAAATAAAGCTGGATCCTGAGGCCAACGGAGATAAAGTGTATATGTACCAGGACCCATGTCAGTATAGCAGAGGCGGCGACCTCTACGAGGAGCCGCGGTTTATTATAAGCCGCGTAGTAAAGAGGTGGGTCGAGTGTCCGCAGAACCGCCAGCTCAACTGGTGTTGCGGCGGCCAGGCAGGCATGCTTGCGGACGAGATGAAGCCTCTGAGGCTCCAGTACGGAAGGCTGTGGTACGAGTGCGTCATTAACGCAGGCGCACAACACGTCGTAAGACCGTGTTCGATGTGTAAAGGTACTTTAAATGGTATAATTGGCGATCTTAACAAAATGTATGGACGTAATATAACATATGGCGGGCTGATGGATCTAGTATATAGAGCACTTGTAATTTAG
- a CDS encoding SAM-dependent methyltransferase has protein sequence MPLYVVGAGPGDPKLLTVRARELLEQADVVAYGDLVPEEVVKIAGRARVVKIGHRRVEHDAAVDALIEEARRSTVVILKNGDPTIFGRGVKICKTAKERGVPCEVVPGVSSFTAAAALFQIELTDGESLRHVALLSYPHFSADVLREVKADTVVIFMMGDRLGEVGQVLAQVCNPERVYLCVGVSTGGRCEEVALEVLGKKRSPRPALVIAQRCRFLT, from the coding sequence ATGCCGCTCTACGTAGTGGGGGCTGGCCCAGGCGACCCCAAGCTCTTGACGGTGAGGGCTAGGGAGCTACTTGAGCAGGCTGACGTGGTGGCATACGGCGATCTCGTGCCGGAGGAGGTGGTGAAGATCGCGGGGAGGGCGCGTGTTGTAAAGATAGGCCATAGGAGGGTGGAGCACGACGCCGCTGTGGACGCCCTGATTGAGGAGGCGCGGCGGAGCACCGTGGTGATTTTGAAAAACGGCGATCCGACGATATTTGGGAGGGGGGTCAAGATATGTAAAACGGCGAAGGAGAGGGGGGTGCCCTGCGAGGTTGTACCCGGCGTCAGCTCTTTTACGGCCGCGGCCGCCCTCTTCCAGATTGAGCTTACAGACGGCGAAAGTCTTAGACACGTAGCCCTCCTCTCCTATCCCCACTTCTCGGCGGACGTCTTGAGGGAGGTTAAGGCCGACACCGTGGTCATATTCATGATGGGGGATAGGCTGGGGGAGGTGGGCCAGGTGCTGGCCCAGGTTTGCAACCCCGAGAGGGTATACCTCTGCGTGGGGGTATCCACTGGAGGCCGTTGCGAAGAGGTTGCCCTCGAAGTCTTGGGGAAGAAGAGGAGCCCGAGACCGGCGCTTGTCATAGCCCAGCGGTGTAGATTTTTAACCTAG
- a CDS encoding (Fe-S)-binding protein, whose translation MSRKEVVKINDISKPVKRLVQLKLGDLMPLPPPYDKPSSEPPLTTPKPEWEETYVTELDGYIAIDLPWKPKTKEEEERLIQKFLEGLKKLTSRESNWTFLQPLLLSLEYCAKCQNCAEACPIYIASGRKDIYRPTYRAEVLRRIYNKYIAKKPGGDIELNIFTLMRLAELAYRCTLCRRCVQVCPLGIDNGLIAREIRKLFSQELGIAPKNLHEKGTVQHLKVGSSTGMTPKALLKMVKYLEDFIYEKTGKRIKIPVDQKGADILLIHNAGEFLSWPENVAAFAIIFEEAGLSWTLSSEPLGYDVVNYGAWYDDVQLARIALKHIEIARKLEVKKIVIGECGHAAKVLVVVADRILTDENRIPRESALPLLRDIVMSNKLNLDPSKNNFPVTLHDPCNMVRLSGIVEPQREILRKIAPMFREMEPHGVYNYCCGGGSGFAIMQSLNFPEWRNKVASRMKFKQILEAFKDVLDPKIPKYVCAPCSNCKGAIRDVLAHYRATELYNIHYGGLVELIVNAMVDLKEPYLDFLKEKKS comes from the coding sequence ATGAGCCGTAAGGAAGTAGTTAAGATTAACGATATAAGCAAACCGGTCAAAAGGCTAGTTCAACTAAAGCTAGGAGATCTAATGCCCCTCCCGCCGCCCTACGACAAGCCAAGCTCAGAGCCCCCCTTAACAACGCCAAAGCCAGAGTGGGAAGAAACCTATGTAACAGAGCTCGACGGCTATATCGCTATAGATCTGCCGTGGAAGCCGAAGACTAAAGAAGAAGAGGAGAGACTTATACAGAAGTTTCTCGAAGGGCTGAAAAAGCTGACTTCTAGAGAGAGCAACTGGACGTTTCTCCAACCGCTACTCTTATCACTAGAATACTGTGCAAAATGTCAAAACTGTGCAGAGGCATGCCCCATATATATAGCCAGCGGCAGGAAAGACATCTATAGGCCGACATATAGAGCAGAGGTTCTGCGGAGGATATACAATAAGTACATAGCTAAAAAACCCGGAGGAGATATAGAACTAAATATATTCACCTTGATGAGACTTGCTGAACTGGCATATAGATGTACCTTATGTAGACGTTGTGTCCAAGTGTGTCCGCTTGGCATAGACAACGGCTTGATCGCAAGAGAGATAAGAAAATTATTCTCCCAAGAACTTGGCATAGCTCCGAAAAATCTCCACGAAAAAGGCACAGTACAACACCTAAAAGTAGGCTCATCAACAGGAATGACTCCCAAGGCGTTGTTAAAAATGGTAAAATACTTAGAAGACTTCATATACGAAAAAACCGGCAAGAGGATAAAAATACCCGTTGACCAGAAAGGTGCAGACATATTATTAATCCACAACGCCGGCGAATTTCTATCCTGGCCTGAGAACGTCGCTGCCTTCGCCATAATATTCGAAGAGGCGGGCTTAAGCTGGACGTTAAGTAGCGAGCCTCTGGGATACGACGTAGTTAACTACGGCGCATGGTATGACGACGTACAGTTAGCTAGAATAGCTCTAAAACACATAGAAATCGCCCGCAAGCTTGAAGTTAAGAAGATAGTAATAGGAGAGTGTGGACACGCCGCTAAAGTTCTCGTTGTGGTTGCAGACAGAATACTCACAGACGAGAACAGAATACCGCGGGAAAGCGCTCTGCCGCTGTTGAGAGATATCGTCATGAGCAACAAGCTGAACTTAGACCCCTCGAAAAACAACTTTCCTGTGACTCTACACGACCCATGTAACATGGTGAGGCTTTCAGGTATTGTAGAGCCGCAGAGAGAGATCTTAAGGAAAATAGCACCTATGTTTAGAGAGATGGAGCCACATGGCGTGTATAACTATTGTTGTGGCGGTGGGAGTGGGTTTGCGATAATGCAGTCGTTAAACTTCCCCGAATGGAGAAATAAAGTTGCCAGCAGGATGAAGTTTAAACAGATACTAGAAGCGTTCAAAGATGTATTAGATCCAAAAATACCGAAGTATGTATGTGCGCCTTGTTCCAATTGTAAAGGCGCTATCAGAGACGTATTAGCTCACTACAGAGCCACCGAGCTCTATAATATCCATTACGGAGGCTTAGTAGAACTAATAGTAAACGCCATGGTTGACTTAAAAGAGCCCTATCTAGACTTTCTTAAAGAAAAGAAATCTTAG